In the genome of Ignavibacteriales bacterium, one region contains:
- the pilM gene encoding pilus assembly protein PilM, with amino-acid sequence MNGFENRIGISVSSVRLQLVELSFSDNRYYVSNFDEAYYSEPLNFSKEKTTKLSALLQGAFNEILIRKPLKSKTVSFSLPLDLFYLLQVPVDNSLLHSELSDDLKWQLSVAYPFLNIDELSVNFIEIPSNTFCDLNTALVAAIDRKYIGIINSFCSLNKLNLKYVDNIHFASERTLSSITKDENNELVLSIYISNSNLSMLFTHKGNIIAFRYLPFESISDAARLINEEISNNNLLRLKPSDISSVYIFGDDITDGFVNSLSESTKLILNKINPFTNFHIENNSPGLIYQRERYNSFASAAGIAYRTA; translated from the coding sequence ATGAATGGATTTGAAAACCGTATCGGTATATCAGTTTCTTCAGTCAGACTTCAACTTGTTGAATTAAGTTTTTCTGATAACCGTTACTACGTTTCAAATTTTGATGAAGCGTACTATTCTGAACCATTAAACTTTTCAAAAGAAAAAACTACAAAGTTGAGCGCCCTACTACAGGGCGCTTTCAACGAAATCCTGATCAGAAAACCCTTAAAAAGCAAAACAGTTTCTTTCAGCCTGCCGCTTGATTTATTTTATCTTTTACAAGTGCCGGTGGATAATTCATTGCTTCATTCAGAATTGTCTGATGATTTAAAGTGGCAGCTTTCAGTCGCTTATCCCTTTTTAAACATTGATGAACTGTCGGTTAATTTTATTGAAATACCATCAAATACATTTTGTGATCTGAACACAGCGCTCGTTGCAGCAATAGATAGAAAATATATCGGGATTATAAATTCATTTTGTTCACTCAATAAATTAAATCTGAAGTATGTAGATAACATACATTTCGCAAGCGAGCGAACGTTATCTTCAATCACGAAAGATGAGAACAACGAACTTGTTTTGAGTATATATATATCAAACTCTAACCTGTCAATGTTGTTTACGCACAAAGGCAATATCATCGCTTTCCGTTATTTACCTTTTGAATCTATAAGTGATGCAGCAAGACTGATAAATGAAGAAATCAGTAATAATAATCTGCTTAGACTAAAACCATCGGACATCAGTTCTGTGTACATCTTTGGTGATGATATAACAGATGGGTTTGTTAACTCTCTTTCGGAATCAACAAAATTAATTCTTAACAAGATAAACCCGTTTACAAACTTTCACATTGAAAATAATTCCCCGGGGTTAATTTATCAGCGTGAGAGATATAACTCTTTTGCTTCTGCGGCTGGAATAGCTTACAGAACAGCCTGA
- a CDS encoding T9SS type A sorting domain-containing protein: protein MSVPDKKYKIKFFILFVVFPFLQIFPQPFNREITSIPFSDSNGIISNTFSGGINNPEFFFIDIDNDDDYDIIFMDSDGTSGWYKNNGSKFNPLFEFTTDIIPGAHFNGWFYLVDIDNDGDADLFTGGATNYIDFYRNTGNVSSPFYELEIDTLKDNDDEFMFSEFGCNPLFADVDNDNDYDFITGTSAGKLTYYENVGSPTNFIFEFITDFWQNILIISTDGNDNLHGASSLDFADIDDDGDLDLFWGDFFSPSVYFLHNTGTPETPNLQVELYRYPPNADSVFTSGFNMPRFVDIDADDDLDMFVSVLYDPTVPQSLIFYENAGTVTNPLFIRLTNNFLKTLDTGNQSVPVFYDIDDDGDKDLFIGTANNPDGSIYYFVNNGSVSAPEYLLVDSAYFGITGELSLAPTFGDIDDDGDADLVVGNFDGTLSLFRNTGSAASAQFVFESLIQNNSGINIDAGVYARPVLIDFDLDGDLDLVLGRFNGQINYYRNVGSQSNYSFELVSDFFGGIDVGDNSTPFIADYDNDNDFDLFTGDRSGQIIHYRNDGSNSAPNWSLVTNEFIVQNFGSETAPVLCDIDNDTDPDLFVGNVKGGLYFYRNSLVSDINDDPQNPVDFEITISSFPNPFNDQTNIDVIIPKAGYTIINVYNLLGEKILTLNQSYLSKGKQSYKWSGRDWLGKELASGGYIVVVSNSGKIRSHKLLLLK from the coding sequence TTGTCTGTACCAGATAAAAAGTACAAAATAAAATTTTTTATTCTGTTTGTGGTTTTTCCCTTCTTACAGATTTTCCCGCAGCCGTTTAACAGGGAGATTACATCAATCCCATTTTCAGATTCAAACGGAATAATATCTAATACATTCTCAGGCGGAATTAATAATCCTGAATTTTTCTTTATTGATATTGATAATGATGATGACTATGACATAATTTTTATGGATAGCGACGGAACTTCAGGCTGGTATAAAAATAATGGTAGTAAATTTAATCCGCTCTTTGAGTTTACGACTGACATAATACCAGGTGCGCATTTTAATGGATGGTTTTATTTAGTTGACATAGACAATGACGGTGATGCCGATCTGTTTACGGGTGGAGCGACCAACTATATTGACTTTTACAGGAACACAGGGAATGTATCTTCTCCTTTTTATGAACTTGAAATCGATACTCTAAAAGATAATGATGATGAATTTATGTTTAGTGAATTCGGCTGCAACCCTTTGTTTGCCGATGTTGATAACGACAATGACTATGATTTTATAACAGGCACTTCTGCTGGTAAGCTTACTTATTATGAAAATGTTGGTTCTCCGACAAATTTCATATTTGAGTTCATCACTGACTTTTGGCAGAACATCTTAATTATTTCAACTGACGGAAATGATAATTTACACGGTGCAAGCTCATTAGATTTTGCTGACATAGACGATGATGGTGATCTCGATTTATTCTGGGGCGATTTCTTCAGTCCGAGTGTTTATTTCCTGCATAATACAGGTACACCGGAAACTCCGAATCTTCAGGTAGAACTTTATAGATATCCACCAAATGCAGATAGTGTTTTTACAAGTGGTTTTAACATGCCAAGATTTGTAGATATTGACGCAGACGATGATCTTGATATGTTCGTATCAGTACTTTATGATCCTACAGTCCCCCAGTCATTAATTTTTTATGAGAATGCCGGGACTGTTACAAATCCTCTGTTCATACGTTTGACAAATAACTTTTTAAAAACACTCGACACCGGGAACCAGAGTGTTCCTGTTTTTTATGATATTGATGATGACGGAGATAAAGACCTGTTTATTGGAACAGCAAATAACCCTGATGGTTCAATCTATTATTTTGTTAATAACGGTTCCGTATCTGCGCCTGAGTATTTGCTGGTTGATTCAGCATACTTCGGTATAACAGGTGAACTATCATTAGCGCCAACTTTTGGGGACATAGATGATGACGGTGACGCTGATCTGGTTGTCGGAAATTTTGATGGCACCTTATCGCTTTTCAGAAATACAGGTTCAGCAGCATCAGCTCAGTTTGTGTTTGAATCGTTAATCCAGAATAACTCCGGTATAAACATAGATGCAGGCGTTTATGCCCGACCAGTATTGATCGATTTTGATCTTGACGGAGACCTTGACCTTGTTCTTGGCAGGTTTAACGGACAAATAAATTATTATCGGAATGTCGGAAGTCAATCAAACTATTCATTTGAACTCGTTAGTGATTTTTTTGGTGGGATAGATGTAGGCGACAATAGCACACCTTTTATTGCAGATTATGATAACGATAATGATTTTGATTTATTTACAGGCGATCGATCCGGTCAGATTATTCATTACAGAAATGATGGCAGCAATTCGGCACCAAACTGGTCATTGGTCACAAACGAATTTATTGTTCAGAACTTTGGCTCAGAGACAGCACCTGTTTTATGTGACATCGACAATGACACTGACCCCGATTTATTTGTTGGAAATGTAAAAGGTGGTTTATATTTTTACAGAAATTCATTAGTATCAGATATAAATGACGACCCGCAAAATCCTGTTGATTTTGAAATAACAATTTCTTCATTCCCAAATCCGTTTAATGATCAAACCAATATAGATGTCATTATTCCGAAAGCTGGATACACTATTATCAATGTATACAATCTGTTAGGCGAAAAAATTTTAACTTTGAATCAATCTTACTTAAGCAAAGGAAAGCAAAGCTATAAATGGTCAGGCAGGGATTGGTTAGGTAAGGAACTGGCATCAGGTGGATATATAGTGGTTGTCAGCAATAGTGGAAAAATACGATCACATAAATTGCTGCTGCTCAAATAG
- the hrcA gene encoding heat-inducible transcription repressor HrcA yields the protein MMNELNDREKSILRSIVHQFILTAAPVGSRNIVKKYDLGFSPATVRNIMSDLEESGYINHPHTSAGRIPTDKGYRFYVDTLMDIRMPDTAEVELINRELEISQKDTDEILNLTSNILSKITNQIACVTYPRLDTGVLEKIQLVSLSSIKVLVVISIKSGLVKTITLELLSEIKPSQINEVQNLLNERLSGLTFAEIRNTFGDRFRDVIDDHKSIIRLFVDSVDKIFRDFKQNDRLVLTGAKNVIKQPEFEDPGKFQSIIELIEDKDIIIHILEKSGEMIQDQVFISIGSENEDRKLNEYSFVSKEYSLGGTSGTLGIIGPKRMEYPKVVAIVDYVAKMLSELLTNTNSK from the coding sequence ATGATGAATGAATTGAACGATAGGGAAAAAAGTATTTTACGATCAATTGTGCACCAGTTTATATTGACTGCAGCACCCGTTGGCTCGCGAAATATTGTTAAAAAATATGATCTGGGCTTCTCCCCTGCTACGGTAAGGAATATTATGTCTGATCTTGAAGAATCCGGATATATAAATCATCCTCATACATCTGCAGGAAGAATTCCGACTGATAAAGGTTACAGGTTTTATGTTGACACCCTGATGGACATAAGAATGCCAGACACTGCAGAGGTAGAACTGATCAATAGAGAATTGGAGATTTCACAAAAAGACACTGACGAAATCTTAAATCTGACCTCGAATATATTGAGCAAGATTACAAACCAGATTGCCTGTGTTACATATCCACGGCTTGATACAGGAGTTCTTGAAAAAATCCAATTGGTAAGTTTATCCTCAATCAAGGTATTGGTTGTTATCAGTATCAAATCCGGTTTGGTTAAAACAATAACGCTTGAACTTTTGTCGGAAATTAAACCATCACAAATAAATGAAGTTCAAAATCTCTTGAATGAAAGACTATCCGGATTAACATTTGCAGAAATCCGAAATACATTTGGCGATCGCTTCAGGGACGTTATTGATGATCATAAATCGATTATAAGATTGTTCGTTGATTCTGTTGATAAAATTTTCCGTGATTTTAAACAGAACGACAGGCTTGTATTAACAGGTGCAAAAAATGTAATTAAGCAGCCGGAGTTTGAAGATCCCGGAAAGTTTCAAAGCATAATAGAACTTATTGAAGACAAAGATATCATCATCCACATATTAGAAAAATCCGGTGAGATGATTCAGGATCAGGTATTCATATCAATCGGTAGTGAAAACGAGGATAGAAAATTAAACGAGTACAGCTTCGTCAGTAAAGAGTACTCGCTTGGAGGTACATCCGGAACATTAGGCATTATAGGTCCCAAAAGAATGGAGTACCCAAAAGTTGTTGCAATAGTCGACTACGTTGCAAAAATGTTATCAGAATTATTGACTAACACAAATTCAAAATAA
- the dnaJ gene encoding molecular chaperone DnaJ, whose product MAKRDYYEVLGVDKNASKEELKKAYRKLAMQYHPDRNPDDKTAEEKFKEAAEAYEVLNDDEKKANYDRFGHDGVKGGFGSQGFSNVNDIFSHFSDIFGGSSIFDDFFTGGQSRSRGRRRSTGTPGSDLRVTLKLTMEEIASGVSKKIKIKKMIRCEQCRGSGAEAGTSTKTCPTCQGSGEVKQVSRSVFGQFVNITTCNNCGGEGTVVDTPCKKCMGDGRIQDEVTIKIDVPGGVHEGSYMTMRGEGNVGKRGGNPGDIIVVFQEIPHEYFVREGDDIIYDLFITYPDAVLGAEVDVPTLTGKARLKIDSGTQPGKLLKMRDKGIKHLNQSGMGDEIVRINISVPKKINSKEKELLKQLASSPNFKLASEGDDKSFFKRFGF is encoded by the coding sequence ATGGCTAAAAGAGATTACTACGAAGTGTTAGGTGTTGACAAGAATGCTTCCAAGGAGGAATTAAAAAAAGCATATCGCAAGCTTGCTATGCAGTATCATCCGGACAGGAATCCCGATGACAAAACAGCCGAAGAAAAATTTAAAGAAGCTGCTGAAGCTTACGAAGTATTGAACGATGATGAGAAGAAAGCAAACTATGACAGATTCGGACACGATGGTGTTAAAGGTGGATTCGGATCACAGGGATTTTCTAATGTCAACGATATTTTCTCTCACTTCTCTGATATATTCGGCGGTTCATCAATATTTGATGACTTCTTTACCGGTGGTCAAAGCAGATCAAGAGGCAGAAGAAGAAGCACAGGCACTCCCGGTTCAGATTTAAGAGTTACACTTAAACTAACCATGGAAGAAATTGCTTCAGGTGTATCAAAGAAAATAAAGATCAAAAAAATGATCCGCTGCGAACAGTGTCGCGGCAGCGGTGCAGAAGCTGGAACTTCAACAAAAACATGTCCGACCTGCCAGGGATCAGGTGAAGTTAAACAGGTTTCAAGATCAGTCTTTGGTCAGTTTGTTAACATCACTACTTGCAATAACTGCGGTGGTGAAGGAACAGTGGTTGATACACCTTGCAAAAAATGTATGGGTGACGGACGAATACAAGATGAAGTAACAATTAAGATAGATGTTCCCGGTGGTGTACACGAAGGCAGTTATATGACGATGCGCGGCGAAGGCAATGTTGGAAAACGCGGAGGCAATCCGGGGGATATCATTGTAGTGTTCCAGGAAATCCCGCATGAATATTTCGTCCGTGAAGGTGATGATATTATTTATGATTTGTTCATTACCTATCCTGATGCTGTTTTAGGTGCCGAAGTCGATGTCCCAACACTCACCGGTAAAGCCCGGCTGAAGATCGATTCAGGAACGCAACCTGGTAAATTGCTTAAGATGAGGGATAAAGGGATTAAACATCTAAACCAGTCAGGTATGGGTGATGAAATAGTTAGAATTAATATAAGTGTACCGAAAAAAATTAATTCAAAAGAAAAAGAATTACTCAAACAACTTGCATCATCACCCAACTTCAAACTTGCTTCCGAGGGGGATGATAAAAGTTTCTTCAAACGGTTCGGGTTTTAG
- a CDS encoding helix-hairpin-helix domain-containing protein: protein MLKKLSVKLNVTLTELRVIVFIIVVLTTGVFIKYVINAKDVKSDRKFDYSLQDSLFKHYTNVDTSQTGQEIANNDVDYKQEVLDFNTRNFEKTEPKLLPAERSIDINKAGIEELKTLPGIGEKTAANIIELREKRGKFRNINELLDVKGIGNSKFNKIKKFIFIDH from the coding sequence ATGTTAAAAAAGCTTTCTGTAAAGCTGAATGTAACTTTAACTGAACTTCGGGTAATTGTGTTTATCATTGTTGTTTTAACAACCGGAGTTTTTATCAAGTATGTGATTAATGCAAAGGATGTTAAATCGGACAGGAAGTTTGATTACAGTCTTCAGGACAGTTTATTTAAACATTACACAAATGTAGATACATCACAAACAGGACAAGAAATTGCTAATAATGATGTTGACTATAAGCAAGAAGTTTTGGATTTTAACACAAGAAATTTTGAAAAAACTGAGCCAAAATTACTTCCCGCAGAGAGAAGTATAGATATTAATAAAGCTGGTATTGAAGAGTTAAAAACACTTCCCGGCATTGGTGAAAAAACAGCTGCTAATATCATTGAATTAAGGGAAAAACGAGGAAAGTTCAGGAACATAAATGAACTCCTTGATGTAAAAGGAATCGGTAATTCTAAGTTTAATAAAATTAAAAAGTTCATTTTCATTGATCACTAA
- a CDS encoding choice-of-anchor B family protein, with protein MYRFILFIICVSTTINFAQMNVDLVGQRNQYPSVGYNDIWGYVDPSGNEYALLGVQSGTSIISLVNPQNPVEVAFIPGPNSLWRDIKTHSHYAYVVTEGTSSGTGMQVIDLSQLPVTATLVHTFSTTFTSAHNIFIDDGYAYVIGTNSGGMHIIDLSNPTAPVQVGYYGGSGYVHDVYAWEDTVVVCAGSSQRYAFINVSNKSNPVMISQSSMLPGIYSHSGWMTEDKNYFIGCEEFDTRDVTVWDVSDRTSWDLVVNQWQMTNPTPQIDDPVHNLFVKGNFAHISYYKHGYVVLDISNPLSPQLAGNYDTYPGSNGVYAGAWGCYPYLPSGNILISDMQTGLWVFDFLLDGTTPVELESFSASVALNEINLTWATASELNNQGFNIERSNDNVNWVKIGFVEGAGTSSEKNTYTFSDRSPIEAKSFYRLTQIDYDGTKHFSQSIEVVFYSVNNFSLKQNYPNPFNPSTKIAFTLLNDDFTNLSIYNVLGEKVKEIVNEQLSAGSYEFNFDAVDLPSGLYIANLKSGSDLKSIKMNLLK; from the coding sequence ATGTATAGGTTTATTCTGTTCATTATTTGCGTTTCAACAACAATTAATTTCGCACAAATGAATGTGGATTTAGTTGGTCAGCGTAACCAGTATCCATCAGTAGGTTACAATGACATCTGGGGTTATGTTGATCCTTCAGGAAATGAATACGCATTATTGGGTGTACAAAGCGGTACATCAATAATCAGTCTGGTAAATCCTCAAAACCCGGTTGAAGTTGCATTTATTCCCGGACCTAATTCACTCTGGCGTGATATAAAAACTCACTCGCACTATGCTTACGTTGTAACCGAAGGAACCAGTTCAGGAACCGGAATGCAGGTAATAGACCTTTCACAGTTACCCGTAACAGCAACACTCGTTCATACTTTCAGCACAACTTTCACAAGTGCGCACAACATTTTTATTGACGATGGCTATGCTTATGTAATCGGTACCAATTCAGGTGGTATGCATATTATTGATCTATCCAATCCCACCGCACCTGTTCAGGTCGGGTATTACGGCGGAAGTGGTTATGTTCATGATGTTTATGCCTGGGAGGATACAGTTGTAGTTTGTGCAGGAAGTTCGCAAAGATATGCTTTCATTAATGTAAGTAATAAAAGTAATCCTGTAATGATATCACAAAGTTCGATGCTTCCGGGAATTTATTCACATAGCGGCTGGATGACCGAAGATAAAAATTATTTTATCGGCTGTGAGGAGTTTGATACAAGGGATGTGACTGTCTGGGATGTTTCCGACAGAACTTCATGGGATCTTGTTGTAAATCAGTGGCAGATGACAAATCCAACTCCGCAGATTGATGACCCTGTTCATAATCTATTTGTCAAAGGAAACTTTGCACATATTTCTTATTACAAACATGGATATGTAGTTCTTGATATTTCAAATCCTTTATCTCCGCAGTTGGCAGGAAATTATGATACGTATCCGGGTTCGAATGGAGTTTATGCCGGTGCGTGGGGTTGTTATCCATATCTGCCATCGGGAAATATTTTAATATCTGATATGCAGACCGGTTTGTGGGTCTTTGACTTTTTATTGGATGGTACTACTCCGGTTGAACTTGAATCTTTTTCAGCATCTGTTGCACTTAACGAGATAAATCTAACATGGGCAACAGCTTCTGAATTAAATAATCAGGGATTCAACATTGAACGAAGTAATGACAATGTTAATTGGGTTAAAATAGGTTTTGTTGAAGGAGCCGGAACAAGTTCAGAAAAAAATACTTATACTTTTTCAGATAGATCGCCGATTGAAGCAAAATCATTTTACAGACTAACTCAAATTGATTACGATGGGACAAAACATTTTTCACAAAGTATTGAAGTAGTTTTTTATTCAGTCAATAATTTTTCACTAAAGCAGAATTACCCGAACCCGTTCAATCCTTCGACAAAGATCGCGTTTACACTGCTTAACGATGACTTTACAAATCTATCTATTTACAACGTACTTGGCGAAAAGGTAAAAGAAATTGTCAATGAGCAATTATCTGCCGGCAGTTATGAATTTAATTTTGATGCTGTTGATCTTCCAAGCGGACTTTACATCGCAAATTTAAAATCCGGTTCAGATCTTAAATCGATTAAAATGAATTTACTCAAATAG
- the rsmD gene encoding 16S rRNA (guanine(966)-N(2))-methyltransferase RsmD: protein MRMRIISGEFKGRFIKVPQSDKIRPTTDRVRETLFNLLSNRLDFTNIRALDLYAGSGSLGIECISRGASEVHFVERDRFIYSNLEENISSLSIKDRCSVYNMEVLSFVNKLVTVKYDLILADPPFFKDDIYKVVEAILNNNYLTDEGLLIIERSIQTQEEDFLHFNIEPFKIIGDACLYQIKSTK, encoded by the coding sequence ATGCGAATGCGAATTATCTCCGGTGAATTCAAGGGGAGATTTATAAAAGTCCCGCAATCTGATAAAATCAGACCGACAACCGACAGGGTACGTGAGACTCTATTCAACCTACTTTCTAACAGGCTTGATTTTACGAATATCAGGGCGCTTGATTTATATGCCGGTTCAGGTTCACTTGGTATTGAATGTATCAGCCGAGGCGCAAGTGAAGTGCATTTTGTTGAAAGAGACAGGTTCATCTATTCAAATCTTGAAGAAAACATTTCGTCGCTTTCGATTAAAGACAGATGTTCTGTTTATAACATGGAAGTTTTAAGTTTTGTAAATAAACTGGTTACAGTGAAATATGATTTGATTCTTGCTGATCCCCCGTTTTTCAAAGATGATATTTATAAAGTTGTTGAAGCAATATTAAATAATAACTACCTTACTGATGAGGGACTGCTTATAATAGAACGTTCTATCCAGACTCAAGAAGAAGATTTTTTACATTTTAATATTGAACCATTTAAAATCATTGGTGACGCTTGTCTGTACCAGATAAAAAGTACAAAATAA
- the grpE gene encoding nucleotide exchange factor GrpE, giving the protein MKNDNNKNEQINDENTAMNDTQKKIETDSAGEENNSIANEVVKKLEAEINDYKDRLLRKAAEFENFKRRTETNQLNLIKYDGESFITNMLTVVDDFERSIQHFDTTKEIEPLKAGIKLVYDKLIKILNEQGVQKIDAVGKPFDVHLHEAILQRREEGAEPHTVLDEIEKGYMYKDKVIRHSKVIVSEDVNETEAAETPGNTENKTEGE; this is encoded by the coding sequence ATGAAGAATGACAATAATAAAAATGAACAGATTAACGATGAAAATACAGCAATGAATGACACTCAAAAAAAAATAGAAACAGATAGTGCCGGAGAAGAAAATAATTCAATAGCTAATGAAGTAGTAAAAAAACTTGAAGCTGAAATAAATGATTATAAAGACCGGCTTTTAAGAAAAGCCGCTGAGTTTGAAAATTTTAAACGACGAACGGAAACGAATCAGCTCAATTTAATTAAGTATGACGGTGAATCTTTTATAACAAACATGCTTACAGTTGTCGATGATTTTGAAAGATCTATTCAGCATTTCGATACCACAAAAGAAATTGAACCTCTTAAGGCAGGAATTAAATTAGTTTATGATAAACTAATAAAAATTCTCAATGAGCAGGGTGTTCAAAAAATTGATGCTGTTGGTAAACCATTTGACGTACATCTTCATGAAGCCATACTTCAAAGACGAGAAGAAGGTGCTGAACCTCACACAGTACTGGATGAAATAGAAAAAGGATATATGTATAAGGATAAGGTTATCAGGCATAGTAAGGTAATTGTCAGCGAAGATGTTAATGAAACAGAAGCAGCGGAAACTCCCGGCAACACAGAAAATAAGACTGAAGGTGAATAA
- a CDS encoding T9SS type A sorting domain-containing protein — MKKVVLSIIMMTMISSFAFAQTVTVSTYGVSPYDVTVDSIEHYYDRAYNGLVNVGKETKVYLKAKSTAAFQTPVWSFLEKPAGSTAAFVVKDIDTSNQIVSFIVDLLGTYKVTFFSGTKGDTIVLNSALYLGVEGGLASCKTCHNNLNFDYVYDKWVGTQHAISTQKGVDGISSSHFGASCLKCHATGYDANAVNDGFDDFPFVFPSTLQTGNYEMLIAQYPEAMKRANVQCESCHGPGGNHYSQMDDAKIDVTIASAVCSYCHEDGNHHIAPIQWDVSVHAAGTHLYSGSSRYSCTPCHNGQGFVDYVKGKPQSVQVNIPITCATCHDPHDATNPSQLRKVTATLNNGFEFDGGAGSLCANCHKSRVNSIPYVEGFLSNLTRFGPHHSGQADIIAGTNAYTWGETLPTSPHMSGVENACVSCHMAEGEHSPGGNVPLSGGHSFSMTTPDGHDNVSACEPCHGSFGEEFGEKKFYINGNADLDRNGVAEGLQHEIHGLLEQVAMLLPPYGSTTPDPIDSTWTLDEAAALFNYLCVEEDRSFGIHNPQFTVSLLYLSIGKLGGTVDIDDLNFNTPTEYVLEQNYPNPFNPSTRINYSVPFDSKVKITVYNINGEVISELFKGSKAAGTYNVEFNTNGKNLASGVYFYSIEASGNGNQKSFRETRKMVLLK; from the coding sequence ATGAAAAAAGTAGTACTAAGTATAATCATGATGACGATGATCAGCAGTTTTGCATTTGCTCAAACTGTAACTGTATCAACGTACGGAGTCTCTCCTTACGATGTCACCGTGGATTCGATTGAGCATTACTATGATCGTGCTTACAATGGTCTTGTAAATGTTGGAAAAGAAACAAAGGTTTACTTAAAAGCAAAATCTACTGCAGCTTTTCAAACACCGGTTTGGTCATTTCTTGAAAAACCTGCCGGCTCAACTGCAGCATTTGTTGTTAAGGACATTGATACATCAAACCAGATTGTATCTTTTATTGTTGATCTGTTAGGAACTTATAAAGTGACATTCTTCTCGGGAACAAAGGGTGATACTATTGTTTTAAACTCAGCTCTCTATCTTGGAGTTGAAGGCGGACTCGCTTCCTGCAAAACCTGTCACAACAATCTTAACTTCGATTATGTGTATGACAAATGGGTTGGAACTCAGCATGCTATTTCAACACAAAAAGGTGTTGATGGTATATCAAGCAGCCATTTTGGTGCTTCCTGCTTAAAATGTCATGCAACAGGATATGATGCTAACGCAGTTAATGATGGCTTTGATGATTTCCCGTTTGTATTCCCAAGTACACTTCAGACAGGAAATTATGAAATGCTTATTGCTCAGTATCCTGAAGCAATGAAGAGAGCAAACGTTCAGTGTGAAAGCTGCCACGGACCAGGCGGAAATCACTACAGCCAGATGGATGATGCAAAGATAGATGTTACAATTGCATCAGCAGTTTGTTCATATTGCCACGAAGATGGAAATCATCACATTGCACCAATACAGTGGGATGTTTCAGTACACGCAGCAGGAACACACTTATATTCTGGTTCAAGCAGATATTCATGTACACCTTGCCATAATGGTCAGGGATTTGTTGATTATGTAAAAGGAAAACCACAGAGTGTTCAGGTTAATATTCCTATTACATGTGCAACCTGTCATGATCCACATGATGCAACAAACCCAAGTCAGTTAAGAAAAGTTACTGCAACATTGAACAATGGGTTTGAGTTTGATGGTGGCGCTGGTTCTCTATGTGCTAATTGCCATAAAAGCAGAGTTAATTCAATTCCTTACGTTGAAGGATTTTTATCAAATCTGACCAGATTTGGTCCTCATCATAGTGGACAAGCAGATATTATAGCTGGTACAAATGCTTATACCTGGGGCGAAACTCTCCCAACTTCACCGCACATGAGTGGTGTTGAAAATGCGTGTGTATCTTGTCATATGGCTGAAGGTGAACATTCACCTGGTGGAAACGTTCCATTAAGCGGCGGACACTCATTTAGTATGACTACACCTGATGGACATGATAACGTTTCAGCTTGCGAACCCTGTCACGGAAGTTTCGGTGAAGAATTTGGTGAAAAGAAATTCTACATCAACGGAAACGCAGATCTTGACAGAAATGGTGTTGCTGAAGGTTTACAACATGAAATTCACGGATTGTTAGAACAAGTAGCTATGTTGCTTCCACCTTATGGTTCCACAACTCCTGACCCAATAGATTCGACCTGGACTTTAGATGAAGCAGCCGCTTTGTTTAATTATCTATGTGTTGAAGAAGACAGAAGTTTTGGTATCCACAACCCACAATTCACTGTTTCACTCCTCTACTTATCTATAGGTAAACTTGGCGGAACAGTTGATATTGATGACCTTAACTTCAATACTCCAACTGAGTATGTACTTGAACAGAATTATCCAAACCCATTCAATCCTTCAACAAGGATTAATTACAGCGTTCCATTCGACAGCAAAGTTAAAATAACCGTTTACAATATTAACGGTGAAGTTATCAGTGAGTTGTTCAAAGGTTCAAAAGCTGCCGGTACTTATAATGTAGAATTCAATACCAATGGTAAGAATCTTGCTTCAGGTGTTTATTTCTACTCAATTGAAGCTTCCGGAAACGGTAATCAAAAATCATTCAGAGAAACAAGGAAAATGGTTCTGTTGAAGTAA